The segment ATGGACATCTCGGAATACCTGGATAAACTTATAGCGGTGTTTCGTGAGGTCAAACGGGTCCTTAAACCTGATGGCACTTTGTGGCTGAACATGGGCGACGGGCACACAAGCGGAGGTAGGGCCTATCGTGCCCCCGATAAGAAAACAGACAATGGTCACATGGTGCGAGGACTGCCTTTTCGCCCCCCAACTCCCGCAGGCTTGAAACCCAAAGACCTTTTAGGTTTACCATGGCGTTTAGCTTTCCGACTGCAAGAAGACGGGTGGTACCTAAGGGCGGACATTATCTGGTACAAGCCGAATGTACTTCCGGAAAGCGTTAAGGATAGACCAACCATAGCGCATGAGTATTTGTTCTTACTCAGCAAAAACGAACGTTATTATTACGATTACCAGTCCATACTCGAACCGGCTGCGTCCGGCCAGGGCCGACGAAACAAACGGTCGGTCTGGGTTGTGAATACCGAACCGTATCCGGAAGCCCATTTTGCGACCTTTCCCCCAGCCCTCATTACGCCCTGTGTTTTGGCCGGGTCAAGACCGGGGGACTTCGTACTCGATCCTTTTTTGGGT is part of the Clostridia bacterium genome and harbors:
- a CDS encoding site-specific DNA-methyltransferase — protein: MELEELSLFDPLSYEEPKKDCVIVTGPPSLLRELRKETSYIITGNALTALKELPEESVQTCITSPPYWGLRDYGVPDQIGAEMDISEYLDKLIAVFREVKRVLKPDGTLWLNMGDGHTSGGRAYRAPDKKTDNGHMVRGLPFRPPTPAGLKPKDLLGLPWRLAFRLQEDGWYLRADIIWYKPNVLPESVKDRPTIAHEYLFLLSKNERYYYDYQSILEPAASGQGRRNKRSVWVVNTEPYPEAHFATFPPALITPCVLAGSRPGDFVLDPFLGSGTTGIVALQNRRRFIGIELNLDYCAMAAKRLAPYGTIFKGESELGA